The sequence below is a genomic window from Streptomyces sp. V1I1.
ACACCGCCGCCGCCCTCTACCGCCAGGCCGCCGACGACATCGACACCTCCCACGATCTCCAGCTGTATGCAGCCCTTCGCGCCGCCGCGGAGGAACTTCGCAGCCTTCCGGCGCTGCGCACGTCCGTGGATGATGCCAACTTGACGCAGAGCTCGATCCTCGCCTACTACACCACCGCCATCAACAGGCTCATGGACCTCGGACCGGCCCTGGCCGCACACAACGGCGGCAGCAAGGCCGCCAGGCAGGCGCGGGCTCTCAACGCTCTCTCTCGCGCGGTGGAGCACACCAGCCGATTGCGAGCCGACCTCAACAGCGTCCTGACCACCGGCACCTTCCTCGTCGGCCAGTTCCCGGACTTCGCGGGCGCGGTCGCACGCCAACAGGAGTCCGTCGACGACTTCCTGGCCACGGCCAACGGGGCACAGCAGACCCTGTACGCCGACACCGTCAAGGGCGTATCGGTCAGTGCCACTCAAGCCATCCAGGAACGCGCCGCCGAGCAGGCACAGGCCCCCGGCGTCGACGTCGACCCGGCGACATGGAGGAAGGTGTCCACCCACAAAATCACGCTTATGCGCGAGGTGGAATCACAGATCCTCGACCACCTCATCACCCTCAGCGGCCAGGCGCACGCTTCCCGGCAGAGCGCGGCGCTGTCCGGAGCGGCAGGCTTGCTCGCCGTATTCCTGGCGACCGGCTGGGTGGTCACCGTCGTCGTACGGTCCATGACCCGCCCGCTGAAGACCCTGCGCATCTCGGCGCTTCAGGTCGCCAACCAGCACCTGCCCGCGGCGCTCACACGGCTGCGGCAGGCCGACATCGATGACCTGGGCGACTACCGGGCCACACCGACCGCCGTGGCGTCCAATGACGAGATCGGGGAGGTCGCCGAGGCCTTCGACGCCGTGCAGAACGCCGCTGTCGCTCTGGTGAAGGACCAGGCCGCACTGCGCGCCCACATCAACGGCATGTTCATCCACCTCTCCAGCCGCAATCAGCACCTGGTGAGCAAACTGCTCACCGAGATCGGAGACATGGAGCAACACGAGGCGAACCCCGATCACCTGGCCCGGCTCTTCCGGCTGGATCACCTGGCCACTCAGATGCTGCGCACGGACGAAAGCCTCCTGGTGCTCGCCGGCTCCGACACCGGGCGCAGATGGCAGCAGCCGATGCCCCTGCCGGAGATTCTGCTGGCCGCCAGCGCCGAGGTAGAGCAGTACACCCGCATCGACTGCCGGCCTGCGGGCGAAGTCGCCATCGCGGCGGACGCCGTCACCGACCTGGTGCACCTGCTCGCCGAGTTGATGGAGAACGCCACGGTC
It includes:
- a CDS encoding sensor histidine kinase, whose protein sequence is MRHLTQPKNWRVRNKLTAVVLIPGLLAGVLAAVSLSRTINDVDDYGQFSALARLQQPALRLVHALQDERDVTAGFIAGRRKGAEANPRRQRAGVDTAAALYRQAADDIDTSHDLQLYAALRAAAEELRSLPALRTSVDDANLTQSSILAYYTTAINRLMDLGPALAAHNGGSKAARQARALNALSRAVEHTSRLRADLNSVLTTGTFLVGQFPDFAGAVARQQESVDDFLATANGAQQTLYADTVKGVSVSATQAIQERAAEQAQAPGVDVDPATWRKVSTHKITLMREVESQILDHLITLSGQAHASRQSAALSGAAGLLAVFLATGWVVTVVVRSMTRPLKTLRISALQVANQHLPAALTRLRQADIDDLGDYRATPTAVASNDEIGEVAEAFDAVQNAAVALVKDQAALRAHINGMFIHLSSRNQHLVSKLLTEIGDMEQHEANPDHLARLFRLDHLATQMLRTDESLLVLAGSDTGRRWQQPMPLPEILLAASAEVEQYTRIDCRPAGEVAIAADAVTDLVHLLAELMENATVFSGAGSRVTVTCRLARGHHTDLVISIEDQGSGMTAEYLATVNHRLASTLSLDPGAGQSMGLFVVGRLAAKHGIGVHLIPSPRQGTTALVRIPRELLARPRPDHTPGHGHATRPSLADSAAAGEAPAHPSPVAAAASPAVPALPLEGEAAPAHGGHRTTDAEPAFGSPQEWLDHRRFAEGLHASGRPSSASLPSQPNHSPTSSDTRGNLPTAEGQT